One segment of Ricinus communis isolate WT05 ecotype wild-type chromosome 8, ASM1957865v1, whole genome shotgun sequence DNA contains the following:
- the LOC107261152 gene encoding zinc finger BED domain-containing protein RICESLEEPER 1-like: MASMDIDSPTTTSMAITPVFPTDNNEAPISEEQPNKRRRKKSIVWEHFTIETVGAGCMRACCKQCKKSFAYITGSKLAGTSHLKRHIALGICPVSRQKNEALQSTSGAKTDPPKRRYRTSPVFGGIPFDQDRCNQEVAKMIIQHEYPLHIVEHPAFIDFVRTLQPQYNMVSFNTIQGECVALYLREKQSLLNLINGIPGRVSLTLDLGTSNLNIGHAFLTGHFIDDDWNLHRRLLNVVMLPFPDSDYAFNQAVVSCLSDWQLENRLFTLTLDQSFSNETVIGNLRGLLSTRNPHMFNGQLLRGNCYARVLSRLAQDALGAMGDVIRRIRESVKYVKTSETHEEKFAELRQRLQVPSSKELIIDDQTKWNTTYQMLLAACELKEVFACLDTTDPVYKINPSMDDWKQVEIVCTYLKLLYDAASILTGPTYPPANAFYHEVSKVQLELTHAALSQDPFVSNLARPLKEKFDQYWKECFLVFAIAVVMDPRFKMKLVEFSFSRIFGEDAGMWIKIVDDGIHELFLEYLAPNLSVPTAYMEVEHANISHSEIFHEMPPQGVAPLEAHFEEAPLQVVHPAHGAPQEANPQGATLEEVQPEEVIPVVDPKEEPPEDAFPQVMHNEEVSQQEMCTRDVQEMVTHEVPMQDVHSQELPQNEMHNQEVPVQETHISEVSPQEMQTQEESTLEKQTQEVLTQEIQAQEEPTQEVLAREIQAQEESTQEVVAREIQAQEEPTQAVLNQEVQAQERPTQEMHAQEETAQEMHAQEETAQEMHAQEETAQEMHAQEVLTEEMHAQEVSTEEIHPQGQNEEMHPEGEQTEEMHPEGGQTEEMHPDGGQTEEMHPEAGQTEEMHPEGGQTEEMHPEGGQTEEMHPEGGQTEEMHPEGGQTEEMHPEARQTEEMHPEGGQTEEMQSQEEMHPEGGQTEEMHPEGGQTEEMQSQEEMHTEGGQTEEMHPEGGQTEEMHSQEEMHSQGRDEEMQPQEMRPPGETQDIHPAEAQNQEMHPSEAHNQVMHPPEAENQEMYPTAAETQEMHHRTEAKTQGMHHPAEVQTPHMHSQESQTLEMQPQESESQEMHLQEVQVHEMYHPQEAETLEMQPQEAESQEMHLQEVRIHETYHQEIPSQQMHSQEVQIHETHHHEIASQELHSQELQTQEMHYQSFSDAMQPHEVHTQDLPLLTIGDGLSDFEVYISEITNSQHLKSELDQYLEESLLPRVQEFDVLGWWKLNKLKYPTLSKMAADILSIPVSTVAPDSVFDTGNKKIDGYQSSLRPVTLEALACAKDWFQYGSGSSLEISNALVKMEF, encoded by the exons ATGGCTTCTATGGATATAGACTCTCCAACAACTACTAGTATGGCCATTACTCCTGTATTTCCTACTGATAACAATGAAGCACCCATTTCTGAAGAGCAGCCGAATAAACGTAGGAGAAAGAAGTCTATTGTCTGGGAGCACTTCACAATAGAAACTGTTGGTGCTGGTTGTATGAGGGCATGCTGCAAGCAATGCAAGAAATCTTTTGCCTATATAACTGGTTCAAAGTTAGCAGGAACCAGCCACCTCAAGCGACACATTGCCTTGGGGATCTGCCCAGTAAGCCGTCAGAAAAATGAAGCATTGCAATCCACATCAGGTGCAAAAACTGATCCTCCTAAACGACGCTACCGAACAAGTCCTGTATTTGGAGGCATTCCCTTTGATCAGGACCGTTGCAACCAGGAGGTAGCTAAGATGATTATACAGCACGAGTATCCACTGCACATAGTGGAACATCCTGCTTTCATTGACTTTGTTCGGACTCTTCAGCCCCAGTATAATATGGTGAGTTTCAACACTATTCAAGGGGAATGCGTGGCGTTGTACCTGAGGGAAAAGCAAAGCCTTTTGAATCTTATTAATGGGATTCCTGGACGAGTCAGTCTTACATTGGACTTGGGGACTTCAAACCTTAATATTGGTCATGCTTTTTTAACAGGACACTTCATTGATGATGATTGGAATTTACATCGCCGGCTCCTTAATGTTGTCATGTTACCTTTTCCTGATTCGGATTATGCCTTCAACCAAGCTGTTGTATCTTGCCTATCTGACTGGCAATTGGAGAACAGACTGTTTACTTTAACGCTTGACCAATCCTTTTCAAATGAAACCGTAATAGGAAATCTCAGAGGCCTCCTATCTACTAGGAACCCGCATATGTTCAATGGTCAATTATTGAGAGGCAATTGCTATGCTCGTGTTTTAAGCCGTCTTGCTCAAGATGCACTTGGAGCTATGGGGGATGTTATCAGGAGGATCCGTGAAAGTGTGAAGTATGTAAAAACCTCTGAAACACACGAGGAGAAGTTTGCAGAACTGAGGCAACGACTCCAAGTCCCTAGCTCAAAAGAACTTATCATTGATGATCAAACCAAGTGGAACACAACTTACCAAATGCTGTTGGCTGCCTGTGAATTAAAGGAAGTATTTGCTTGCTTGGATACCACTGACCCTGTTTACAAGATAAACCCATCAATGGATGACTGGAAGCAGGTGGAAATTGTCTGCACATACTTGAAGCTTTTGTATGATGCAGCAAGCATTTTAACTGGCCCAACATATCCACCTGCTAATGCATTCTACCATGAAGTTTCCAAAGTCCAATTAGAGCTGACGCATGCAGCGTTGAGCCAGGACCCCTTTGTCAGCAACCTGGCCAGACCGTTGAAAGAGAAGTTTGATCAATATTGGAAGGAATGTTTCCTTGTTTTTGCCATTGCTGTAGTCATGGATCCAAGGTTTAAAATGAAGCTTGTTGAGTTCAGTTTCTCTAGGATCTTTGGTGAGGATGCTGGCATGTGGATCAAGATTGTTGATGACGGAATTCATGAACTATTTCTCGAATATCTTGCACCAAATCTATCTGTACCAACAGCTTATATGGAAGTAGAGCATGCAAACATCTCTCATTCAGAAATTTTTCATGAAATGCCACCTCAAGGAGTAGCCCCTCTGGAAGCACACTTCGAAGAAGCTCCCCTTCAAGTGGTACACCCTGCACATGGTGCTCCTCAAGAAGCAAACCCTCAGGGAGCAACCCTTGAAGAGGTACAGCCTGAGGAAGTGATTCCTGTAGTTGACCCTAAAGAAGAACCTCCAGAAGATGCATTTCCTCAAGTGATGCACAATGAAGAAGTATCCCAACAAGAGATGTGCACTCGAGATGTACAG GAGATGGTCACTCATGAAGTACCCATGCAGGACGTGCATTCTCAAGAATTACCACAAAATGAGATGCATAATCAAGAAGTACCAGTACAAGAGACACATATATCAGAAGTATCACCACAAGAGATGCAAACACAAGAAGAGTCTACTCTGGAAAAGCAAACTCAAGAAGTACTGACTCAAGAGATTCAAGCTCAAGAAGAACCAACACAAGAAGTATTGGCTCGAGAGATTCAAGCTCAAGAAGAATCAACTCAAGAAGTTGTGGCTCGAGAGATTCAAGCTCAAGAAGAACCAACTCAAGCAGTACTGAATCAAGAGGTTCAAGCTCAAGAAAGACCAACTCAAGAGATGCATGCTCAAGAAGAAACAGCTCAAGAGATGCATGCTCAAGAAGAAACAGCTCAAGAGATGCATGCTCAAGAAGAAACAGCTCAAGAAATGCATGCTCAAGAAGTACTGACCGAAGAGATGCATGCTCAAGAAGTGTCGACTGAGGAGATTCATCCTCAAGGACAGAATGAAGAGATGCATCCTGAAGGAGAACAGACTGAAGAGATGCACCCTGAAGGAGGACAGACTGAAGAGATGCACCCTGATGGAGGACAGACTGAAGAGATGCATCCTGAAGCAGGACAGACAGAAGAGATGCATCCTGAAGGAGGACAGACTGAAGAGATGCACCCTGAAGGAGGACAGACTGAAGAGATGCACCCGGAAGGAGGACAGACTGAAGAGATGCACCCTGAAGGAGGACAGACTGAAGAGATGCATCCTGAAGCAAGACAGACTGAAGAGATGCACCCTGAAGGAGGACAGACTGAAGAGATGCAATCTCAAGAAGAGATGCATCCTGAAGGAGGACAGACTGAAGAAATGCACCCTGAAGGAGGACAGACTGAAGAGATGCAATCTCAAGAAGAGATGCATACTGAAGGAGGACAGACTGAAGAGATGCACCCTGAAGGAGGACAGACTGAAGAGATGCATTCTCAAGAAGAGATGCACTCTCAAGGACGAGATGAAGAGATGCAGCCTCAGGAGATGCGTCCTCCAGGAGAGACTCAGGATATCCACCCTGCAGAAGCACAGAACCAGGAGATGCACCCTTCTGAGGCACACAACCAGGTGATGCACCCTCCTGAGGCAGAGAACCAGGAGATGTACCCTACAGCAGCAGAGACTCAGGAAATGCACCACCGTACAGAAGCAAAGACCCAGGGGATGCACCACCCTGCGGAAGTGCAGACTCCACATATGCACTCTCAAGAATCCCAGACTCTTGAGATGCAACCTCAAGAATCAGAGTCTCAAGAGATGCATCTTCAAGAAGTACAGGTCCATGAGATGTACCACCCTCAAGAAGCAGAGACTCTTGAGATGCAACCTCAAGAAGCAGAGTCTCAAGAGATGCATCTTCAAGAAGTACGGATCCACGAGACATACCATCAAGAAATTCCAAGTCAACAGATGCACTCTCAAGAAGTACAGATCCATGAGACACACCATCATGAAATTGCAAGTCAGGAGTTGCACTCTCAGGAATTACAGACTCAAGAGATGCACTATCAGTCATTCTCTGACGCGATGCAGCCTCATGAAGTACACACTCAAGATCTACCTCTGCTTACTATTGGAGATGGACTTTCGGATTTTGAGGTATATATCTCTGAGATCACAAATAGCCAACATCTGAAATCTGAATTGGATCAATATCTGGAGGAGTCACTTTTGCCTCGGGTGCAAGAGTTTGATGTACTGGGTTGGTGGAAACTAAACAAGCTTAAGTACCCAACTCTCTCCAAGATGGCTGCTGATATTCTGTCAATACCAGTATCTACTGTTGCTCCCGACTCTGTTTTTGACACTGGAAATAAAAAGATAGATGGCTACCAGAGTTCATTGCGACCTGTGACACTTGAAGCCCTTGCTTGTGCTAAGGATTGGTTCCAATATGGATCAGGATCATCGTTGGAGATATCTAATGCACTTGTGAAAATGGAATTTTAA
- the LOC107261141 gene encoding pentatricopeptide repeat-containing protein At2g13600 → MSKHGFVKKIVGDLSFLDSSPFAKLLDSCLKSKSLRDTRRIHARIIKTQFAYEVFIQNRLIDAYGKCGCFDDARKIFDQMPEKNVFSWNAIVSTLVKFGFLDEGARLFVSMPEPDQCSWNSLIAGFAQHDRFEEALNYFVKMHRKGFVLNEYTFGSGLSACAGLKDLKIGTQIHGLMLKSQFLLDVYMGSALIDIYSKCGFVDCAQRVFDGMMERNVVSWNSLITCYEQNGPSREALEIFMRMMESGFEPDEVTLASVVSACASLAAAKQGLEIHACVVKRDKLRDDLILSNALVDMYAKCGRTNEARCVFDRMPIRNVVSETSMVSGYAKTASVKAARLLFTKMIERNVVSWNALIAGYTQNGENEEALRLFRMLKREAICPTHYTFGNLLNACANLADLQLGRQAHAHVLKHGFRFQYGEESDVFVGNALIDMYMKCGSVEEGCRIFENMVERDYVSWNAMIVGYAQNGYGMEALGLFRKMLASGEKPDHVTMIGALCACSHAGLVQEGRKHFSSMTEEYGLVPSKDHYTCMVDLLGRAGCLNEAKDLIETMSVQPDAVVWGSLLGACKVHHNITLGEYVAEKLLEIDPMNSGPYVLLSNMYAELGRWKDVLRVRKLMKHRGVIKQPGCSWIEILGHVHIFMVKDKRHHQRKEIYLLLKMLTEQMRRAGYVLDANDHEEYKENNG, encoded by the coding sequence ATGAGTAAACATGGTTTCGTTAAAAAAATCGTTGGTGATCTCTCTTTTCTTGATTCCTCACCCTTTGCGAAACTTTTGGATTCATGCCTCAAATCCAAGTCTTTACGTGACACACGTCGCATTCACGCTCGAATCATCAAAACCCAGTTCGCCTATGAAGTTTTTATACAGAATAGGCTTATTGATGCTTATGGGAAGTGTGGCTGTTTTGATGATGCACGCAAAATATTTGATCAAATGCCTGAAAAGAACGTTTTCAGTTGGAATGCCATCGTTAGCACTCTGGTGAAATTTGGATTTCTTGATGAGGGTGCACGATTATTTGTGTCTATGCCTGAGCCTGATCAATGTTCTTGGAATTCATTGATTGCTGGATTTGCACAGCATGATCGATTCGAAGAAGCattgaattattttgttaagaTGCATAGGAAAGGTTTTGTACTTAATGAGTATACGTTTGGCAGTGGTCTCAGTGCTTGTGCAGGGTTAAAAGACTTGAAAATAGGCACCCAAATTCATGGTTTGATGTTGAAATCTCAGTTCTTACTGGACGTCTATATGGGTTCTGCccttattgatatatattcgAAATGTGGTTTTGTGGATTGTGCTCAAAGGGTCTTTGATGGGATGATGGAGAGGAATGTTGTTTCTTGGAATAGCTTGATTACATGTTATGAACAAAATGGTCCTTCTAGGGAAgctttagaaatttttatgaGAATGATGGAGAGTGGGTTTGAACCGGATGAGGTTACACTAGCTAGTGTGGTCAGTGCTTGTGCAAGCTTGGCTGCAGCTAAACAAGGTTTAGAAATTCATGCTTGTGTTGTTAAACGTGATAAACTTAGGGATGACCTTATTTTAAGTAATGCATTGGTTGATATGTATGCAAAGTGCGGTAGGACTAATGAAGCTAGATGCGTTTTTGATAGGATGCCAATTAGGAATGTAGTATCTGAAACCTCAATGGTTAGTGGTTATGCAAAGACAGCAAGCGTTAAAGCTGCAAGGTTGTTGTTTACCAAGATGATAGAGAGGAACGTAGTCTCTTGGAATGCCCTTATTGCAGGCTATACTCAGAATGGAGAAAATGAAGAGGCGCTTAGGCTCTTCCGCATGCTAAAGAGGGAAGCTATTTGCCCAACTCACTACACCTTTGGGAACCTACTAAATGCCTGTGCAAATCTTGCTGATCTGCAACTTGGCAGGCAGGCCCATGCTCATGTCTTGAAGCATGGATTTCGATTTCAATATGGTGAAGAGTCAGATGTTTTTGTGGGAAATGCCCTTATAGACATGTACATGAAATGCGGATCAGTTGAGGAAGGGTGTCGAATTTTTGAAAACATGGTGGAAAGGGATTATGTCTCATGGAATGCCATGATTGTAGGGTATGCACAAAATGGTTATGGGATGGAGGCTCTTGGTTTATTCAGGAAAATGTTGGCATCTGGAGAGAAACCAGACCATGTTACCATGATTGGTGCTCTATGTGCTTGTAGCCATGCAGGTCTTGTGCAAGAGGGTCGGAAGCATTTTTCCTCCATGACTGAGGAATATGGTTTGGTACCATCGAAGGACCATtatacgtgcatggttgatttACTTGGTCGAGCTGGTTGCCTTAATGAAGCCAAGGATTTGATAGAGACAATGTCAGTGCAGCCTGATGCTGTTGTTTGGGGGTCATTGCTTGGTGCTTGTAAAGTTCATCACAACATTACCTTAGGGGAATATGTGGCAGAGAAGCTCTTAGAAATTGACCCAATGAACTCAGGACCATATGTTCTTCTCTCAAATATGTATGCCGAGCTTGGCAGATGGAAGGATGTCCTAAGAGTCAGAAAACTGATGAAGCATCGAGGAGTTATCAAGCAGCCTGGTTGCAGTTGGATTGAAATTCTGGGTCATGTCCACATTTTCATGGTAAAAGATAAAAGACATCACCAGAGGAAGGAGATCTATTTACTACTGAAAATGCTTACAGAGCAAATGAGGCGAGCTGGATATGTCCTGGATGCCAATGATCATGAAGAATACAAGGAAAATAATGGCTAG
- the LOC8282688 gene encoding putative pentatricopeptide repeat-containing protein At3g15930, with protein MPISFLYKAHFLSIKLQPLIFNKMISSASISASHLSTPIHAPSTENPLFSLFQKCKSMDQLKQIHSQTIKTGTICKPIIQNKIFSFCCTQEFGDMNYARQLFDTIPEPTVFHWNTMLKGYSRIDSPKLGVSMYLDMLKNDVLPDCYTYPFLIKGFKKDIAFEYGKELHCHVVKYGLGSNVFVQNALINMYSLCGLTDMARGIFDMSYKTDVVTWNAMISAYNRIKQYDKTKTLFHEMEKKRVLPSSVTLVSVLSACSKLKDLECGQKVHKYISDHVVQSNLIVENALIDMYAACGEMSVALGIFESMKSRDVISWTAIVTGFANIGQLDIARKYFDQMPERDYVSWTAMIDGYLQVNCFKEALVLFHEMQTSNVKPDEFTMVSILTACAQLGALELGEWVRTYIDKNKVKNDAYVGNALIDMYFKCGNVEKARSIFNSMPRPDKFTWTAMIVGLAINGYGEEALDMFVQMLKASVTPDEITYVGVLCACTHTGMVDEGRKFFASMTTQHGIEPNVAHYGCMVDLLGRAGHLKEAHEFIKNMPIKPNSIVWGALLGACRLHKDAEMAEFAVKQLLELEPDNGAVYVILCNIYAACNKWDKLRELRNEMTDRGIKKIPGCSLIEMNGVVHEFVAGDQAHPQTKEIYLKLDEMKNDLKFAGYSPDTSEVFLDIGEEDKESALFQHSEKLAITFGLINSGPQTTIRIVKNLRMCVDCHRMAKLVSKVYDREMVVRDRTRFHHFRNGSCSCKDYW; from the coding sequence ATGCcaatttcatttctttacAAAGCCCATTTTCTCTCCATAAAGTTGCAACCATTAATCTTCAACAAAATGATCTCCTCGGCTTCCATCTCTGCTTCTCACTTGTCTACACCTATCCATGCGCCCTCCACAGAGAACCcacttttttctctcttccaAAAATGTAAATCCATGGACCAACTCAAGCAAATTCACTCTCAAACAATCAAAACTGGCACCATATGCAAACCCATTATTCAAAATAAGATCTTTTCCTTCTGTTGTACACAAGAGTTTGGAGACATGAATTATGCACGACAATTGTTTGATACAATTCCTGAACCAACAGTCTTCCATTGGAATACAATGTTGAAAGGGTATTCCAGGATTGATTCTCCTAAACTTGGGGTTTCTATGTACTTAGACATGTTAAAGAATGATGTTTTACCCGATTGTTACACTTATCCGTTCTTGATTAAGGGTTTTAAGAAAGATATTGCGTTCGAGTATGGGAAGGAGCTGCACTGTCATGTGGTGAAATATGGTCTAGGTTCCAATGTGTTTGTTCAAAATGcattgataaatatgtattCTTTGTGTGGTTTAACTGATATGGCTCGTGGGATATTTGATATGAGTTACAAGACTGATGTTGTCACTTGGAATGCGATGATTTCTGCTTACAATAGAATAAAGCAATATGATAAAACTAAGACGCTTTTTCATGagatggaaaagaaaagagtgtTGCCTTCTTCAGTTACTCTTGTTTCAGTGTTATCAGCTTGCTCTAAGTTGAAAGATTTAGAATGTGGTCAGAAAGTCCATAAGTATATTTCTGACCACGTTGTTCAGTCTAATTTGATAGTGGAAAATGCTTTAATTGACATGTATGCTGCATGTGGTGAAATGAGTGTTGCACTTGGGATTTTTGAGAGTATGAAGAGCAGAGATGTGATTTCTTGGACTGCTATTGTTACCGGGTTTGCAAATATAGGACAACTTGATATAGCAAGAAAATACTTTGACCAGATGCCTGAAAGAGACTATGTTTCCTGGACTGCCATGATAGATGGATATCTCCAAGTGAATTGTTTCAAAGAGGCTTTGGTTCTCTTTCATGAGATGCAAACTTCAAATGTTAAACCAGATGAATTCACCATGGTTAGCATACTTACAGCTTGTGCACAACTTGGGGCACTAGAGCTAGGAGAATGGGTAAGGACTTACATTGACaaaaacaaagtaaaaaatGATGCCTATGTGGGGAATGCTCTGATAGACATGTACTTCAAATGTGGGAATGTTGAAAAAGCAAGAAGCATATTTAACAGTATGCCTCGGCCGGACAAATTTACATGGACTGCGATGATTGTTGGCCTTGCCATTAATGGATATGGCGAAGAAGCTCTTGATATGTTTGTCCAAATGCTTAAAGCTTCAGTAACTCCTGACGAAATAACTTATGTTGGTGTTCTTTGTGCTTGTACCCACACTGGCATGGTAGATGAAGGAAGAAAGTTTTTTGCCAGCATGACCACCCAACACGGAATTGAGCCAAATGTGGCTCATTATGGATGCATGGTCGATCTACTTGGCCGAGCTGGACATCTAAAAGAAGCTCATGAATTTATAAAGAATATGCCCATAAAACCAAATTCCATTGTTTGGGGAGCTCTTCTTGGCGCTTGTAGACTTCACAAAGATGCAGAGATGGCTGAATTTGCAGTTAAACAATTGCTTGAACTAGAGCCAGATAATGGGGCagtttatgttattttatgtaatatatatgCAGCTTGCAATAAATGGGATAAGTTGCGAGAATTAAGAAACGAAATGACGGATAGAGGAATTAAGAAAATCCCCGGCTGCAGTTTGATAGAAATGAATGGCGTTGTCCACGAATTTGTTGCTGGGGACCAAGCTCATCCTCAAACTAAAGAAATATACTTGAAGTTGgatgaaatgaaaaatgatTTGAAATTTGCAGGATATTCCCCTGATACTTCTGAGGTGTTTCTTGATATAGGGGAAGAAGATAAAGAGAGTGCACTTTTCCAGCATAGTGAGAAGTTGGCTATTACATTTGGGCTCATTAATTCAGGACCGCAGACCACCATTAGAATTGTGAAGAATCTCAGAATGTGTGTAGATTGTCACCGTATGGCAAAGTTGGTGTCGAAGGTTTATGATAGAGAAATGGTTGTAAGGGATCGAACTCGTTTCCATCATTTCAGGAATGGTTCGTGCTCATGTAAAGACTATTGGTGA
- the LOC8282689 gene encoding uncharacterized protein LOC8282689 — MKFKAFLTENGVSLLERRFLPALDKMGKVCHLLLTRDHAIFLHNLLSGDGVQSIAQFCKEALFDDYRISSQNEDRIAFSIDISLLQRAVRSSVSICNEFGAGGLAANRLQIKLVKKLPPNCTQPMPFLTFETKGYKSAVIQDVPISKPLSRAQVLELQMALDNAQDLPQTLVQVPDFNQLQNYVDRMKHIGDLLNVSISKYGDLHMQISTTLITLGAEFRKLLVIGDKAQAPAEDQNVSAQTRSERAVSRGDAQSVQVSVRHFSKSLQCHLAKPDCAFYGIVAQGACLTVIFQFFIPGTRQMDKSISLHCRLPVLDPGSN, encoded by the coding sequence ATGAAGTTCAAGGCATTTCTCACAGAGAATGGGGTAAGTTTGTTAGAAAGGAGGTTCCTACCTGCCTTGGATAAAATGGGGAAGGTATGCCACCTTCTCTTAACCAGAGACCACGCAATCTTCCTTCACAACCTTCTCAGTGGAGATGGAGTTCAATCCATTGCTCAATTTTGCAAAGAGGCTCTCTTTGATGATTATCGCATTTCCAGCCAGAATGAGGACCGTATTGCTTTTTCCATTGACATTTCTCTTCTCCAACGTGCTGTCCGAAGCAGTGTAAGTATTTGCAATGAGTTTGGTGCCGGTGGACTTGCTGCAAACCGTCTGCAGATCAAATTAGTGAAGAAGCTGCCACCAAATTGTACTCAGCCAATGCCTTTTCTTACTTTTGAAACTAAGGGATATAAATCAGCAGTTATTCAGGATGTACCAATATCAAAACCATTATCTAGAGCTCAGGTTTTGGAACTTCAAATGGCTCTTGATAATGCCCAGGATCTGCCTCAGACTCTGGTTCAAGTTCCAGATTTCAATCAGTTGCAGAATTATGTGGACAGGATGAAGCACATTGGTGATTTGCTAAATGTCTCTATAAGCAAGTACGGTGATCTTCATATGCAAATTTCTACAACTTTAATTACACTTGGGGCTGAATTTCGTAAACTGTTGGTGATAGGAGACAAAGCCCAAGCTCCAGCTGAGGATCAGAATGTAAGTGCTCAGACAAGGTCAGAGAGGGCAGTTTCAAGGGGAGATGCTCAGTCTGTGCAAGTGAGTGTTAGGCACTTCTCCAAGAGTCTTCAATGTCACCTGGCCAAGCCAGATTGTGCTTTCTATGGGATTGTTGCCCAGGGTGCTTGCTTGACAGTGATATTCCAATTCTTCATTCCTGGAACACGCCAAATGGATAAGTCTATCAGTCTACATTGCAGGCTTCCTGTGCTTGACCCAGGATCGAACTGA